From the genome of Chiloscyllium punctatum isolate Juve2018m chromosome 13, sChiPun1.3, whole genome shotgun sequence, one region includes:
- the LOC140484623 gene encoding progestin and adipoQ receptor family member 3-like has protein sequence MEYCYSSSEQDLKTYLGYQNKMTHNILKSLHRVELGGYNYWPLFSQIGIRLYSYEEIPTFLKGNPYITDGYRAYLPSSLCIRSLFVLSNESVNIWSHLLGFFLFFVIVLHDTCFLLPSSNSTRDDYVVFIIFGFCFQFCMLCSAGYHLFCCHHSEKTSQQWLALDYAGVSVGMLGCYVPGVFYAFYCAEYWRQVYLITVLAMIFVMFLTQIHPHYASQHCHKLRILLFCFIAAYGLIPTVHWIFQNGGIGEPVVKVFAPRVGVMYLLASLAFLFYYSKVPERYFPGGYLNYFGCSHQWWHFLVVLMFYWWHQTAVHIMHYRHEQPCLKITE, from the exons ATGGAGTATTGTTATTCCAGCAGTGAGCAAGACCTCAAAACCT ATTTAGGCTACCAGAACAAGATGACTCATAACATCCTGAAGAGTTTACACCGTGTTGAACTTGGTGGATACAACTACTGGCCACTCTTCTCCCAAATTGGAATTCGCCTTTATAGCTATGAAGAAATTCCGACCTTTTTAAAGGGCAATCCTTATATCACTGATGGATATAGGGCCTACTTACCATCAAGCTTATGTATCAGAAG CCTCTTTGTATTGTCCAATGAGAGTGTGAACATATGGAGCCATTTGCTGGGGTTTTTCCTCTTCTTCGTCATTGTCCTACACGATACTTGCTTCCTCCTCCCGTCGTCGAACAGCACCAGGGATGACTACGTGGTTTTCATTATTTTTGGCTTTTGTTTTCAG TTCTGCATGTTATGCTCAGCAGGATATCATTTATTCTGTTGCCATCATTCAGAGAAGACTAGTCAGCAGTGGCTTGCTCTCGATTATGCTGGCGTCTCCGTAGGAATGCTGGGATGTTATGTCCCAGGAGTCTTTTATGCCTTCTATTGTGCTGAG TATTGGAGACAAGTGTACCTTATAACCGTGCTGGCCATGATTTTTGTAATGTTCCTCACACAAATCCATCCGCATTATGCCTCCCAGCATTGTCACAAGCTGCGCATTCTGCTGTTCTGCTTTATTGCTGCATACGGATTAATCCCCACCGTTCACTGGATATTTCAGAATGGGGGAATTGGGGAACCGGTAGTTAAG GTGTTTGCACCGAGAGTAGGTGTGATGTATCTACTAGCAAGTTTGGCATTTTTGTTTTATTACAGTAAAGTACCTGAGAGGTACTTTCCTG GTGGATACTTGAATTACTTTGGCTGTAGTCACCAGTGGTGGCATTTCTTGGTTGTATTAATGTTCTATTGGTGGCATCAGACTGCTGTCCACATAATGCATTATAGACATGAACAGCCATGTTTAAAAATAACAGAATAA